The Cryptomeria japonica chromosome 6, Sugi_1.0, whole genome shotgun sequence genomic interval atttatgcaaaataatattgaaaagaaaaatctaaattacCTCTAATTTATTATGTTTTACAtttatatctttatttttcttatttcctcCACTTAAATATTTTGTAGATAACTAATTAAAGTGAGCATATTAAGTCATTGATGTTATTTTATAGTGGTTTAATAGACACCATTCATCAtgtttttatatatacatattcaaaagTATTGGTTCAAAAAATAATTCAACAAATCAATGTAATACATAATAAATGaagatattaaaatgaatgtaaaacaaaaacaaaagttaaacATCCACTTTTTATTTTGTATGTAAAACTCAATCTCTTTTTTATAATTTTGAAAACTTGtcttaaaatttaaaaattccaTACATTTCAACTCATCAAAatcattcttaattaattaaaataataaataaatttttaaaaaagtaAACAGATCTATTTCtcattttaatataaattatataaataaacaaattttATATCTCTTAATTATCAAACTCAGCTTTATACTAATAATAAAAAATTTGATCCAGAAATAATATTCCTTTCTTACAAATCGATATTTCTTCTAGTCCTAAGCTATTAGAAAAAAATATACAGTATATTATTTATAGCTTTATAGCAGCATGTAAAAGTGGCATGAACTCCTTGCTACTCTGTTGTTGAACCCTACATTGACAACACAAtccattattttttttattttttgagactCTATAATAATCAAATTTCGAACTATGTAATCTCTACAAACCTAAGTGACCATTGACTTGgaagaaaaattttgaaaaatgaaagagaaaagcTCGACACAGACATCCTCCTCAACCTAGTATATATGATACAGCTTGGATTCCTTGAGTTTAGATGTATAACTGAAGTAGTTGAGGACAGTGAACCACCTCACCCTGTCCTTGAGCTTATGTACAGCAATGGTCTCAGGAATGAATTCATGAGAACAAGGGGGATTGGAGAAAGGAAAGTCATACATGGCAGGCTTATTGTTAAACCTATTCTTAGCCTTCTTCCCTTCATCTAACCATCTCCCTACCATCAGATCCTCTGGCCCCACTGAATTATTCTTAGCAATAGGAGACTCCTCAATCCACTTGACCAAATCCCATGAAAGTGCATATCCCATACCAGACATGTACTTGTCAAAAGGATCCATTTTCTCACATGGTAAAACAAAGCCATAGTAAGTGTCAATCCTTGGCAAAGGCTTCAGTGACTCAGCCAACTTGTCAATCCTAAAGAAAACGTCATCATCTGCCTTCATAACATAATCATACTGCAATCCAGTCTTTGGCAAACTGGAGAAATAAGTATAAGTCTTACCTTGGTCCATGTTCTCTTCACAGTTCAGTATGATGATATCATTGTAGCTCATGATCTCCAGAGGCACAAGGATTCTTTGATCCTCCTTTGTCAGATTGCAGAACACAAATCTCACGTCTACTTTTGCATGAGCTGTGGATTGGCTTCCATAAATCATACGAAGGAAATGTCTTCTTTCATACAGATCTGCCCTTGTCAGGATTCCAATCAGAATACTGAACTCATAGCCAATCTCTATGTCTTTCCTCTTATCATATTCTATTCCAGTGAGAGACTCCTTCATACCATCTGTGCAGTTCTGAACTTCATGTGGGCAGCTACAGTTGATGAAGATCTGACTGTCTTGAGAACCCACATGAGTATTCTCATCTGTTCTCAGAAGAAATGACTGCAAGGATGAATTGAGACTGTTTGCATTAGAATTATACTGCAATACTGTGGTAAAACTAGATGGGCTTCTAACAATTTGTCTGAATTCTGATACATTGAGTAAGACTAATAAGAAGACAATGAATGTGAATAGACATAGCAGCCCTGTCCCCATTACTGAGGTGGGGAGGAAACAATgatagggtttccttgtgtccttCATGAATCCTCTCACAAAAAGTTTACCATATAACTATAAGACCATTAGATGAGGTTGTGGGCTTTATTTGCGTGCTTCAACTGCCAGCTGTAAACATCCCTTTTATATTATTTATGCTCCTCTTTCAAGCCTCTgaagagatttttttattttttcttgttaCTAATGGGTATTCAATGCTGCATATGCAGTGTTAGTTGTCTTCTGATAGAAATGAAACATTTGTTGACTTAGGAGAATTATATGAACTATATTTGACATTTACTCTTGGGTTATGTTTACTGCCATACCACGCAACTGGATATTCAAGTTTTTGAACTAGTGCACTCAAAAACAGTTTTAAATTCAGTCCCTTGGGAGTATATTCAAGCTTTTGAAAAGCATGCCAGTCCGACAAACTAAATTATGGAGGGCACATGGCAGGTCAGCGCCTTCACGCCCATTAACATTGGGATTGATGAAGAGTAAAAGATGAATTAGGGTTATTGCCTGTCTGGTTGGGTTTCTGAATTTCTTTTAAGTAGAGGGGAGAACGCTTCTAGCCAGAGAGAAGTAGAGTAAGAAATATTTTTGTATTGGCTCTTGAACTGGCGTTTTTCAATTAAAAAGCTCAAGGAGTAAGTAAGATTTCATTACCCGGCTCAGGTTTATGTAAGTTTGTCTCTTTAATTGGAGCGCAGTAAATTCTTCAAAACTCAGCGCACTAGATTAGGATGATTACGTGCGTATTAAGTTCAGGGTTCATGTGAAACGGTTCGTACTTTAGAATTAACTACTGATATTAGAATTAAAAAGAAGTTAAGTCATTGAGAGAATAAAATTTTACTATGAGGGGTTTCTTGTGATTTGTTTTAACTATCACATGTTGTTGTTATGTATGGTATTTCTATGATCATAGACATCTTAATAATCTGCAAAACTTTTGCCTTACATTCGTATAGCCTCCCTTTGGAGGAAATAGGTGGTGCACATTCTCTTTTAGAGGGGAAGATTTCAAAGTGGCTCTACTTTCATGGAGAAAAGTAAAGGTTGAGATGAGGTTGTGGTTTGCATTGCTATTTATAATCTTTTGTCTTTCAATAGAAATAATTGGTTATCTTTTCATGTGATTTCAAATGAACTTCCTAATCTTTTGCCTTTCAATAGAAATAATTGGTTATCTTTTCATGTGATTTCAAATGAACTTCCTAATTTCAGAAGGACGAGTCTAATTTGGATAATCACATCAAGAAGGGGCCTCATTTGGATAAGCAGTGTAACACGAAATTAAAATAAAGCTCTCTAATGTGTTGTGGATTCAAACTAGCTTAAGAGGTACTCATGTTTTCTTGTGGCATTTTACCATTTTCTTCCACTCTCAGTGGCTTTTTCGTTGTGTTATGTCATTTAGTGTTCCTTGTTGTTCATAGATCCAACCTGAAGCATGCAAAATAATCAATAACATTTTAAGATTTGACACAAAAtagttatatatttaaaattaggttaaacaaaataaaaaataaacaattttttttttttcaagatgaattcataattatattaaataaatattgaaaagGAAAACTGCAATGAATTTTAATATAGCTTAGTACTTGGAAAAGAGTAAGAAGAAGAGATGAAAGCAAAAAAGGATGATTAGCACTAAACTTTTGTCAATTAAAGATATATTCAAATAacattttagttttaattttaagAGTATTGAATATAAGGATAGTCAAATGATGATAGTtttattaaaaaatagtttaatgGTTGTTGAATTATCTTCTTATTATTTATGAAAAATTTACACTAGACTATTTTGACTATAATAATTTGCACATGGTTGATAATTAATCATCAAGGATTTTGGTTTCGGTAAAGTTTATCACATTTTAATTCATATAAATAATATTCTACTTTTTAATGACTCTTTCACACATTTAGCTTGGCTCTCcatcatttttcatcatttctttggttTCATCTATCCCTAAAGCCTTTTGCCTGCCTATAATTTTGTTAACTATTCACTCTAAAAATTAAACTATGAAATCATGGATATTATATCAATCATTATAATTACTTGATAATCATAGTGTAGGTTGAAGCTTATAATTGTCATGAAGATTATTGACAATTTTACTCACATGGAAGTATGCAACCAATTATGGTGACCAGTATATGACAACCATTAGTAAGTTATTGACGAGTaagatattttattatttctccattTTGTCTATTGATTTGTCTATTTACTTTCACTATTATACATGATATTCAAACTTTTGAGTAGTTGTCTAAAACTTAGGGCTTTTGACTCTAATACCATTTTGATAGGATAAAATCTATAGAGACCAAAAATATGATATCAAATTGTTGGAATAAAATCTCAATAAAAAGCATGCACAACTTTGATATCGAAATGTTGAAATATTACCCCAACACAACACTCAGATAGAACTAAAGATAAATTTCTAGCCTCTGTTAATTACAAAATAGGAtatacaaaatatttcaaacttaaattagaaaaaaaaactaCAAGCAAATATTTTACAATGATCTAGAGTTGTACCCATAACTAACTTTTTGAAACTATCTAAAACTGCATTGAACTCCCTATTCTTCTATCCTTCTAGAGCTATTGTTGTCTTCTTCCTTTGAATGGAACTACTTGCTATTGCAGTGCACTCTTTCTTCACATTCACAAactttgttgttgttgcaacattCCCTTTGCCTTGATCAGTGAAATTATAATTGTTGCTCACACCATTCATTCTTATTGTTGCAAGAACATTATCAGTTTGGTCTGTTGATGTTATTGTCAAAATTCCATcctattttcaaaattcaaacttaCTTACCAAATTAAATTGCTTCTATGCATCAGGAACAAGAGGGGTAAAGATCACAAGAAGTCTCTGATAGGTAGGTGGTTGACAGGATTAGGAACAATAAATTCCAACATTCGATGACTTCATTGAGTATCAATCCTAAAGTAAACATTATCATCTTACTTTATAATATGCGCATATAGCAATCCCTTCTTTGGCAAACTAGAGAAATAAGCATAGGACTTaccatttttattttctctttatgaTTCAGTATGATGATATCTTGGTAGGTCATgatatgtagtacccctcccttgatCTGACTCTTTTAAACCCATTTTGACCTTGGTTGATTATTTAGTGGCTTACTTGGTTGGTTGATATACCATGTTGCGATGTTATATTCAAGTTTTATGCTTGATGTGTGTATCGGTGAATGTTGATTACGCATTAATTCTTATGTATGATTAGATGTTAATTTGATTTATGTGTTACTAACCCTCAACTAACACATTTATTGTATACGTGAGTTGCGTtatatgcatgtttcatgtttgtgaGTGTACGGGGTataaggagatgattttccttcactcatttcactGAGACAACAAAcgccacgattctccttcatcagtgtgtctACTGGggttgtatatatatgcacatgtggttcgttgttgcaggagattgcaagtactAGTACCATTaaggtacagggtatcgtctccacctggcttcataggtctgagcgtgccttattggtttgatggaagtggatgagATAGTTGTAAGACCCTACATTTTACCCCTAGCCAAGCTCAATAGTGAGTATTGTCAGTCGTCTATCAGTTACTTATGTCTGGTATGCGGGTCATTTGTTTATCTAGTTTTCTTGAGTTACGTGTTATGCATTTGTGAAATTGACTATTAAATCTTAAgtgattaattagttaattatgttTATCGCGCATTCGTAAATAAAAGGGATTAAACTAAATAGGGCCCCTTTTTTTGTGTgatcaatcaataaatcaaattgtttaatTCATATTTCTAGCAAGTTTGATTAAAGGTTGTTCTCAAATAGTGAATGAAATAAGTATATGCACTTTTAATAGAAATTGTGAAAATTAGCTATGTATATGCATTTTTGTAAAAAGGTTAAATAGAATTGgaaaagtaaaataataaaatcttttacactcattgacttttgaaatagaatttttaatttataatttatttgagaAAATTACACGAGGAAGAGAAAAACATTTTTGAActatttggaaatgatttaattggttaaaaaaataatttcaacctaaaatggATTTTAAGGTCAAAAATTTCTTTTTTAACATATATTTTTCATGAAATTTGGGAGGCTATGTTTTGGGATTGAAAATTTTTGGGAAAGTGTTGGAGGAAATTTGGGCATCTTTGTTGAAGAAATCTTCCAGATTGCAGGTTGGTCTCTTCTCAAATTTGTTCAAAATTGATTTCAAATTGAAAATGGGTGTGGCTATTCACAGTGGGTTGGGTCTGgaaattttccaaaattgaaaactatattcttcttcattttctcatAAAATTTTTGAGCCTTTATGTGTTTGAGTTtactgttttaaaaaaaataaaattgataaattATTCTGGAAAGATCTTAGAGTCTATTTTGGGGAAatgttttaaagttttttttttaaaatatataaaaaaatctatTGTGGGGGGGGTATTGGGCGAGCCAGTCTCCTCAAACCATGGCTAGGGAGCTAGGCTCCTCAAACCATGGCCATGGGGAGAGGCCATGGCTGTGGAGGCCATGTCATTGTCTCCACACAACCAAGGCTGTGGAGACCATGACATAGTCCCCACAACAACCCCCCTTCCCATTGGTAAGGGAGATCCACGTGGGAGGCCATGTGGGTGGGGAGGGGACGGGGGCATTacttttttattcaaaaaatatatatatatatatatatataaatgaatatttaaaaaactttttaaaacataaaataaaataaatttttttttatatatattttttgaataaaaaagtAATGCCCCCGTCCCctccccatatatatatatatatatatatatatatatagttttgtatttttttttttatgcatggtaaatatattgttgatttggaaaagattagattagatatgttattttaaaaaagaaaatgaaaattgattaattatttttttttggattagatatcaaaaaaacataacatagtatcAGCAAAAAGACTGAGCTTAGTAGTAGCTAGGGCACCAATAGAAGGTGCATATACAAAATACATAGTTAACGGGCACCTCCACTATATCAGGGATGATTACAATTGATATACATACTTGTAGACAAAATTAACATTGAAACATACTAAGCAACAACGAGGGAATTAAGATTTCAGCATCTGGTGAGTTGTTGTTTCCCAGTGGGGGGAGCCATGCCACCCAGCTCATACTTCCTTCCTGCCACACTTCCACCCGACCATCAAGTATATCTTTCTTATGAGGATGGGATGTGCGCTCACTGATCAGGTCAGCCTCCTCCTGAATGATCTCCATATGCATCTGTCTACGTTCCAATTGCCTCATGAAGGCCATCAAAGCTTGTTCAAAAGTTGCTTTGCCTGGTTCATCCCTCTCCCAAGTGAATCTGTGTGATAGTTCATGGATGTACACTGTAGTGGCCCACTCCTTGATCCACCTGTGAAACTTGTCTGAGTCGAGTTTAAGCACAACAGTGACCTGCATGGAAATAGAATGagcaatgagtctcctaagagactcagtgaggtgcctggtattgctattaaagatgtcatcattgcgatacttccatatgagccaaataacttccaaagaaaaacaagaccaaaagatatTTTCAGTTCTCCTACAACCCTTGATATAGCCTAGAATAAAATCTATGTAATCAAGAGAAACGGATTCTAAGTTAATACCAAATAGTctccatatttctttagcaaaatgacattcaaagaagATATGTTTCACAGATTTAGGTACTTTGCATATGCTACAACTTAATAAAGAACCTTCCTTACTttttatggggagtttatttaGTAGTAGGCCCCAACCAAAGAATTATTTTTTTGGTTCATTATGGGCCATCCAAAACCTACTCAGACAATCTTTCTAGGTCTTCAGTTCCCAGTTTAGGTCCCAACATTTGTTAAGGTGCAGAAAAATGGTATTGGCCTCAGTGAGTGTATAATATATGCATTTGGCTTTTAGGGAAGGGAGAGGTGCGCCATCAGTCCAGTAAAGAGCAGTCATGGGATGGTGAGGGAGAGGGAGGCGGGAGGGGGGGAGAGCAGTGAATAATGCCATTCTAAGTATGTTATACGTCCTGCTCTGGGATTCCGGGATAGAAAAGGTGAGTTGCAGCTCCTCCCATGATCTGAGTTGGTTATTTGTAAACAGTTGTTCAAAGTGTTTAATACCCCTATTATGCCATTTCAATGCAGGAAAAACCTTGGAGAGTGGCCAATGGTTTCCCATTATGAAATAaattccaccatattgatctgtTATTAGCAATATTCCCCTGTTTAGTGccatcaactttgatattcaccaagtgtctCACATGTTCCCAGACCTTCCATAAGAGCTTGAAGATATCAGACCCAGTCGGAGCTACCTCAAACTTCCCCATAAGATTATCAAGTAGTGGGAGATCCTTCCATTTCTTAGCTTTCTTAGGAACTGAGCATATAATATTGTTCCTTATAAGCACTCTCCATGGCTCATTACCTTCCATGGCCTTAAGGATCCACTTGGAAGCAAGAGCGATGCCTTGTAGCTTTaggtctttcaacccaatcccccCAAATTGTTTATTCATAGTGCACCACTCCCACTTGACTGCATGTTGTTTCTTAGTGCCCTTGCCATCTGACCATAAGAATTCCCTAATCTGCTTTTGGACATGGTTAAATTGGTAGTTCTTATATAGCCAGGTTGATGAGAAATTGATATTATATGAGGCCAATATTTTTTGACACACCTGGAATCTTTCAGCCAAGGAGAGAAAAATCTTATTCCACTTGGAGAGTTTCTTATCAATCTTGTTCCTTACctattcccacatttcttttagatttgggAGGACAAAGAAGGGAATACCTAGATATTTTACAATCTGTGTTGGGTCCAACCAATTTAGAGAGAACTTTGTAAGCCATCCTGAAGGGTTGTCATCCCAACCAAGAAGATTGGATTTGTGTAAAGCAATTTTGTTGCTAGATGCTAGACAAAAGATATCAATATTTTTCATCAGGGCAACAAGGTTCTCTTCCTCAAGCTTAATTAATAGtgcaattgattattttattttgaaaaataaatatcaattatAGGTTAATtaacataaattaaattatatttttatatgtatagcaTATAAATATAATTGCATAAATTAgattttggtttgaaatttattgTGAAGTATTGATACTTATTTTATGATGTAAATTGAAATATAGCTGAATTGGAGAACCTTGGTTGACATATATCTTACAAGAAATAGAAAAATTGTTATCAAATTAGATTAGTGAAGATGTGAGTTTATTTACTGTATTCGCATTTACTTCGAAAAATTGCAAGTCCTTGATTATGAGTATTAGATGTTATCATGTGGTTGATTCGTAACTAGTCACGTCTCTAGTCAGAGAATCGTCAGTTGGTTATCTGTGTGcaagggcttgtttggccaagtggttttctattGCTTTGAACTCCATATACTTTTTATTGTATATACCTTGGTTTTGAGAGTTCATTTGAATCatggttaagtgtcatatgggagagtggcttttgagtgggggtcgcacccaaagtggtaagcaagataacccatcaaaagtttgTCTAagaaagtgataacttaataatttattagggggtttggtagatggaaacactaaataagataattgtgcctcactcatggttgagtgctagtatagactcagaATGcattgagaaggcctggaatgacaaaccaacaaccttgtcttcacgaaaagatgtgttgggtccacatgagacttggatggggccggaG includes:
- the LOC131069454 gene encoding beta-1,3-galactosyltransferase pvg3-like, translating into MGTGLLCLFTFIVFLLVLLNVSEFRQIVRSPSSFTTVLQYNSNANSLNSSLQSFLLRTDENTHVGSQDSQIFINCSCPHEVQNCTDGMKESLTGIEYDKRKDIEIGYEFSILIGILTRADLYERRHFLRMIYGSQSTAHAKVDVRFVFCNLTKEDQRILVPLEIMSYNDIIILNCEENMDQGKTYTYFSSLPKTGLQYDYVMKADDDVFFRIDKLAESLKPLPRIDTYYGFVLPCEKMDPFDKYMSGMGYALSWDLVKWIEESPIAKNNSVGPEDLMVGRWLDEGKKAKNRFNNKPAMYDFPFSNPPCSHEFIPETIAVHKLKDRVRWFTVLNYFSYTSKLKESKLYHIY